The following nucleotide sequence is from Pirellulales bacterium.
AACTCAGCAAAGATGTAGCAGCCTTTGTGACAACGTAACACGACTTGTGACGCCGGGTCTCCAGCCGAGAGGCCATAACCCGGCGGTTATGATTCAAGCCTGTGTTGTTACTGCGGTTTCACCATTTCCGCGGCACAGTTTTCTTCTGCTTGCATCGATACGCTTGGTTTGGCTGCCTCCGGCCGGAGGTAGTTCAATGTCAGGCGTTTCTCATTGGCACCACGTTTACAACGAGTATGCACGCACCGTGATCCGCGTGAAGGCGCGGCAGTTGGTTCGGCGGCCAGGATTCAGCCGGAGCGACCGGGAGGATATCGAGCAGGAGCTTGCGGCTCACCTGATCCTCCAAGCCGAGAAGTTCGACGCGGGGCGAGCGTCTCTCAGCACCTTCATCGCCCGAGTGATCGACTCCGCTGTAGCAATGCTTCTGCGCGAGCGCGGTCGGCTCAAGCGAACGCCAGCCGATGGCGTCGAAATCCAGTCGCTTGAGGTGATGATCGAACAGCCGGGTGAACCAGCCACGAAGCTGGGGGCTACGATCTCATCGGCCGACCTCGAGCGGCGAACCGGAGGCGCATCAAAGTCCGACCGGCAGATCTTTGAGGACGCCCAGGCATTTGATTCTGCGTTGGACTCGTTGCCGTCTGATCTTCGCGAGGTCTGCCGTCGAATGATGGGCGGTTCCGAGCAAGATTTATCGCGGCGTAAGGTCAAGGCGGCGATGGGCGCAATCCGAAAGCGGTTTGAACGTGCGGGTTTCGGCGAAAAATAGTGATGTCGCGGACACACGAGCACGTCGACGGCATAGGTAACAACGGGAGAGGCACCGCGCTTCGCAAAGGAGCTACCTATGACCGCCGACGTGTTTCGATTTCGTCTTGAATCGGAAGTGCCGCTGGACGAAGCGGAGATGTCGCTGCAGCTCGCGACTTTTGCGGTCGAAGGGTTGTTCGGCGTGGCCCGCGTTCGCCTTGACCTCTCCTACCATCTCGACGAGCCGCGTCAAGCAATTCTCATCGACGGTACGAACGAGGTCGGCGCTGCGGTGATTCGCGTTTTCACATCCCTGCTACTCCGCGAATTTGGTGAAGACTCGTTCAAGATCGAGCGCGTAAATTCATCGATGGCCGCCGTCGCTGCTTAGCGAGGCAACGTAACAGGGAGGACTCGCTAACCATCAAGGTTCTCGGCGATGGAGGACGCTACGCATGACGGTTTCGCAATGCAGGACGACCTCATTGCCAATGTCGAGCCTGCGGCGCGTTTTCTAAGCGCGCTTTTCGACGAAGCCGACACGATCTTGTTTCGCCCGATCGAGACATGGATCGAAGCAGACAGAAAGCGCAGCCGCGTCGATTATAAGAGCACGTTTTATCGCAAGGCGGTCCCGGCGCTGGTCCAGGTGACCGTTCTACAGCTTCTGAGGCGCGCGGCGCAGGAACGGCTCAATCTCTTCTTCGGCGTTTGCCCTCGATTCGGACCCAAAGGCCGCTTCGACTTGGCGTGGCAGATTCGGACGGTACGCGCTCTGTGGACCGA
It contains:
- a CDS encoding sigma factor; its protein translation is MSGVSHWHHVYNEYARTVIRVKARQLVRRPGFSRSDREDIEQELAAHLILQAEKFDAGRASLSTFIARVIDSAVAMLLRERGRLKRTPADGVEIQSLEVMIEQPGEPATKLGATISSADLERRTGGASKSDRQIFEDAQAFDSALDSLPSDLREVCRRMMGGSEQDLSRRKVKAAMGAIRKRFERAGFGEK